One region of Manis pentadactyla isolate mManPen7 chromosome 9, mManPen7.hap1, whole genome shotgun sequence genomic DNA includes:
- the AIP gene encoding AH receptor-interacting protein isoform X2: MADVIARLREDGIQKHIIQEGRGELPDFQNGTKATFHYRTLHSSEEGTVLDDSRVCGKPMELIIGKKFKLPVWETIVCTMREGEIAQFCCDIKHVVLYPMVAKSLRNIAAGKDPLEGQRHCCGIAQMQEHSSLGHADLDALQQNPQPLIFDIEMLKVESPGTYQQDPWAMTDEEKARAVPVIHQEGNRLYREGHVKEAAAKYHDAIACLKNLQMKEQPGSPDWIQLDQQITPLLLNYCQCKLVAREYYEVLEHCSSILNKQCQGLLQAGQGARGRVECPGGPG, translated from the exons ATGGCGGATGTCATCGCAAGACTCCGGGAGGACGGGATCCAAAAGCATATTATACAGGAGGGCCGAGGAGAGCTCCCCGACTTCCAGAATGGAACTAAG GCCACGTTCCACTACCGAACTCTGCACAGCAGCGAGGAGGGGACTGTGCTGGATGACAGCCGGGTGTGCGGCAAACCCATGGAGCTCATCATTGGCAAGAAGTTCAAGCTGCCCGTGTGGGAGACCATTGTGTGCACCATGCGTGAGGGGGAGATCGCCCAGTTCTGCTGCGACATCAAG CATGTGGTCCTGTATCCTATGGTGGCCAAGAGTCTGCGCAACATTGCAGCTGGCAAGGACCCCCTGGAGGGCCAGCGGCACTGCTGTGGCATTGCCCAGATGCAGGAGCACAGCTCTCTGGGCCATGCCGATCTGGACGCCCTGCAGCAGAACCCCCAGCCTCTCATCTTTGACATCGAGATGCTTAAG GTGGAGAGCCCTGGCACGTACCAGCAGGACCCATGGGCAATGACGGATGAGGAGAAAGCAAGGGCAGTGCCTGTCATCCACCAGGAGGGCAACCGGTTGTACCGTGAGGGCCACGTGAAGGAGGCCGCTGCCAAATACCATGATGCCATCGCCTGCCTCAAAAACCTGCAGATGAAG GAGCAGCCGGGGTCCCCCGACTGGATCCAGCTGGATCAGCAGATCACGCCGCTGCTGCTCAACTACTGTCAGTGCAAGCTGGTGGCCCGGGAGTACTACGAGGTGCTGGAGCACTGCTCCTCCATCCTCAACAA ACAATGTCAAGGCCTACTTCAAGCGGGGCAAGGCGCACGCGGCCGTGTGGAATGCCCAGGAGGCCCAGGCTGA
- the AIP gene encoding AH receptor-interacting protein isoform X1: MADVIARLREDGIQKHIIQEGRGELPDFQNGTKATFHYRTLHSSEEGTVLDDSRVCGKPMELIIGKKFKLPVWETIVCTMREGEIAQFCCDIKHVVLYPMVAKSLRNIAAGKDPLEGQRHCCGIAQMQEHSSLGHADLDALQQNPQPLIFDIEMLKVESPGTYQQDPWAMTDEEKARAVPVIHQEGNRLYREGHVKEAAAKYHDAIACLKNLQMKEQPGSPDWIQLDQQITPLLLNYCQCKLVAREYYEVLEHCSSILNKYDDNVKAYFKRGKAHAAVWNAQEAQADFAKVLELDPALAPTVSRELRALESRIQQKDEEDKARFRGIFSH; encoded by the exons ATGGCGGATGTCATCGCAAGACTCCGGGAGGACGGGATCCAAAAGCATATTATACAGGAGGGCCGAGGAGAGCTCCCCGACTTCCAGAATGGAACTAAG GCCACGTTCCACTACCGAACTCTGCACAGCAGCGAGGAGGGGACTGTGCTGGATGACAGCCGGGTGTGCGGCAAACCCATGGAGCTCATCATTGGCAAGAAGTTCAAGCTGCCCGTGTGGGAGACCATTGTGTGCACCATGCGTGAGGGGGAGATCGCCCAGTTCTGCTGCGACATCAAG CATGTGGTCCTGTATCCTATGGTGGCCAAGAGTCTGCGCAACATTGCAGCTGGCAAGGACCCCCTGGAGGGCCAGCGGCACTGCTGTGGCATTGCCCAGATGCAGGAGCACAGCTCTCTGGGCCATGCCGATCTGGACGCCCTGCAGCAGAACCCCCAGCCTCTCATCTTTGACATCGAGATGCTTAAG GTGGAGAGCCCTGGCACGTACCAGCAGGACCCATGGGCAATGACGGATGAGGAGAAAGCAAGGGCAGTGCCTGTCATCCACCAGGAGGGCAACCGGTTGTACCGTGAGGGCCACGTGAAGGAGGCCGCTGCCAAATACCATGATGCCATCGCCTGCCTCAAAAACCTGCAGATGAAG GAGCAGCCGGGGTCCCCCGACTGGATCCAGCTGGATCAGCAGATCACGCCGCTGCTGCTCAACTACTGTCAGTGCAAGCTGGTGGCCCGGGAGTACTACGAGGTGCTGGAGCACTGCTCCTCCATCCTCAACAAGTATGACG ACAATGTCAAGGCCTACTTCAAGCGGGGCAAGGCGCACGCGGCCGTGTGGAATGCCCAGGAGGCCCAGGCTGACTTTGCCAAGGTGCTGGAGCTAGACCCTGCCCTGGCACCCACTGTGAGCCGTGAGCTGCGGGCCCTGGAGTCACGGATCCAGCAGAAGGACGAGGAGGATAAGGCCCGCTTCCGGGGCATCTTCTCCCACTGA